GAATTCTCGTCTACGAGCTTTTCACAACACTTTGGTCCTTCTCTCATCTTAAGCGTCGCTATGGAAAGGTTGCGATCTATTCCAAGGTGGAAAAACTACAAAAGCGTCTACCGTTCCTCAGCTCGACGGGGCTTGAGGGAGCGATTCAATATTGGGACGGGAAGACAAGCAATGACCAGACGCTCGTAATCAAGGCGCTGCGCGACGCAGTACACCGAGCGGGGGAAAAGCATCCGATTTACGCTCTTTGTCGTGTCGAGTTAGTCGATTACGAGTGGCACGGCGATGATGGCTGCTTTCATGTCCATCTACGCCAATTTTTCGATGTAGACGACTTGCCGAAGGAAGTCATGGTCAAGGCTCACACACTGACAAATGCTTCGGGCCCTTGGATTGATCATGTCCGCAACCGCACATCTTGCCCAGATCAGCGGACTACCGTTATCTATTCCCGCGGCACACACGTTGAGGTTACTAACAAATTCATTCATCAACAACTGTCAGAGCATCCCGAATACCGAGTTGGACTCGTTCCACTCAATGCGGAGCGGCAACATTACCTCAGGCCATTCTTCCAAAATGGTATTTGGTACATTCAATGCACAACCACAGATAGACATCACTCCGACCCAGATAAGATACTTCCGGAACGAGATGAAATCGAGGAGTTGATGAGTTCCTACAACCATCTTGTCGAAGACGAGTGGAAGATCTCGGAAGCTGATATCTTCAACGTCTTCGTCGGAGCCCGACCTTTACCCTACAATAATCCCAACGAGATCTCGGTTCAGAACATTTCGCGAATGTTTAGGGTCAATGAAACTAGGCAGGGAGATGGTGCAATCTTTGATCTGATCAATGTGAAACTGACCGAATACCGCTGGGCGGGCCAGGACGTAGGAAGGATGATCAAACGCAATCTACAAAAGCGCGGGATCAAGATACTAGGCGCCTCAACAACGCGGAAAACCGCTTTTACACCAGTCCCCGGTGAGTCCAGATTTGCCATCAATTCACCACAACATCCTGTTGGCGATATGAGGTATCTTAAGGAAAAGATCGCGCATTACGCAAAATTTCAGGCGCTCAACTGCTACACCGATTACATGATGAATTTC
The Rhizobium lusitanum DNA segment above includes these coding regions:
- a CDS encoding FAD-dependent oxidoreductase, with the protein product MDQQNDVDSQISTQTFSLSDIVDQFRNVVKIYEKKPNYVFDTVIVGGGIAGAGVLRDLSSRGNASALLCERSTFGSSTSSKSGKAIHPGIRYLRMAFHRMMLAFKLRKDATIKQSTMENLRSAWLDLRLVWHGTRERMVLVNTSTGTVDVHPNLVFVYDNSPEKKWPVFFGILVYELFTTLWSFSHLKRRYGKVAIYSKVEKLQKRLPFLSSTGLEGAIQYWDGKTSNDQTLVIKALRDAVHRAGEKHPIYALCRVELVDYEWHGDDGCFHVHLRQFFDVDDLPKEVMVKAHTLTNASGPWIDHVRNRTSCPDQRTTVIYSRGTHVEVTNKFIHQQLSEHPEYRVGLVPLNAERQHYLRPFFQNGIWYIQCTTTDRHHSDPDKILPERDEIEELMSSYNHLVEDEWKISEADIFNVFVGARPLPYNNPNEISVQNISRMFRVNETRQGDGAIFDLINVKLTEYRWAGQDVGRMIKRNLQKRGIKILGASTTRKTAFTPVPGESRFAINSPQHPVGDMRYLKEKIAHYAKFQALNCYTDYMMNFGGLRDAVGFDEGGKCDVNWNIAHFNLDTMSKLLGWPDARRQQEWGRFTNMYRDLFAPIQNRIHGSGITQKQPEAYII